One Alphaproteobacteria bacterium DNA segment encodes these proteins:
- a CDS encoding NAD-dependent epimerase/dehydratase family protein: MTILVTGATGFVGAAVARALAARGHGLRLLARPGSDRRNLKDLTAEIAEGSLDDPQSLKRAVKGCSALFHVAADYRLWVPDPNAMMRTNIDGTLALLEAGADEGLSRMVYTSSVAVLGLHADGRPSSEETASSLADMIGPYKQSKFLAEKAVRHAVAEKNWPVVIVNPSTPIGPGDVKPTPTGRMIVEAARGRMPAYVDTGLNVVHVDDVAEGHLLAFEKGRVGERYILGGEDMALKDILAEVARLMGRKPPSISLPHSAVMPIAFFSEIWARIFGGEPMATLDGVRMAKKKMFFTSAKAEAELGYRARPARQAIADAVAWFKTNGYLG; the protein is encoded by the coding sequence ATGACCATTCTGGTGACCGGAGCCACCGGATTCGTGGGTGCCGCCGTGGCCCGCGCCCTGGCGGCGCGGGGTCATGGCTTGCGGCTGCTGGCCCGTCCCGGCTCGGATCGACGCAATTTGAAGGACTTAACTGCCGAGATCGCCGAGGGCAGCCTGGACGATCCCCAAAGCCTGAAGCGGGCGGTCAAGGGTTGCTCGGCCCTGTTCCATGTGGCCGCCGACTATCGGCTGTGGGTGCCCGATCCCAACGCCATGATGCGCACCAATATCGACGGCACGCTGGCCCTGTTGGAGGCCGGAGCCGACGAGGGCCTGTCTCGCATGGTTTACACCAGCAGCGTGGCGGTTCTGGGCCTGCATGCCGATGGACGTCCGTCTAGCGAAGAGACGGCATCCTCATTGGCCGACATGATCGGCCCCTATAAACAGTCGAAATTCCTGGCAGAAAAAGCCGTCCGCCATGCAGTGGCCGAAAAGAACTGGCCTGTGGTGATCGTCAACCCATCCACGCCCATCGGACCGGGCGACGTGAAGCCCACCCCCACCGGCCGCATGATCGTCGAGGCAGCAAGGGGGCGCATGCCCGCCTATGTCGATACGGGCCTGAATGTCGTCCATGTCGATGACGTGGCAGAAGGCCATCTGCTGGCCTTCGAGAAGGGCCGCGTCGGCGAGCGCTATATCCTGGGCGGAGAAGACATGGCGCTAAAGGACATTCTGGCCGAGGTCGCCCGCCTGATGGGACGCAAGCCGCCCAGCATCTCCCTGCCCCATTCAGCCGTCATGCCCATCGCCTTCTTCTCGGAAATCTGGGCCAGAATCTTCGGTGGCGAGCCGATGGCGACGTTGGACGGCGTGCGCATGGCGAAAAAGAAGATGTTCTTCACGTCAGCCAAGGCAGAGGCAGAACTGGGCTACCGCGCCAGGCCCGCCCGCCAGGCCATCGCCGATGCCGTGGCATGGTTCAAAACCAACGGATATCTGGGATGA
- the ispH gene encoding 4-hydroxy-3-methylbut-2-enyl diphosphate reductase, with product MSSSSLNVLLAQPRGFCAGVTRAIDIVEKALELYGAPIYVRHEIVHNKRVVDTLKAKGVIFVEELNEIPEGEVAIFSAHGVSDAVEKEAVSRGLPVIDATCPLVTKVHKEGGRYAVKGAHVVLIGHAGHPEVEGTMGRIPGGVHLVTRPADVDKLEIPKGAEVAYITQTTLSIDDTRGVIEALKSRFPLIQGPDVRDICYATQNRQTAVRKLAAKSDLILVVGAKNSSNSNRLREIGLELGKTSHLIDDANDLDPAWLEGVSTVGITAGASAPDVLIDELLAKLECLRPIELKVLDGVEENVSFKMPEHFPDAPLHKKKASS from the coding sequence ATGTCTTCGTCCTCTCTGAATGTTCTTCTGGCCCAGCCGCGCGGATTCTGCGCTGGCGTCACCCGCGCCATCGACATCGTCGAAAAGGCGTTGGAGCTTTACGGTGCCCCCATCTATGTCCGCCACGAGATCGTGCACAACAAGCGGGTGGTGGATACACTGAAGGCCAAGGGCGTGATCTTCGTCGAGGAATTGAACGAGATTCCCGAGGGTGAGGTGGCCATCTTCAGCGCGCACGGGGTCTCGGACGCGGTGGAAAAAGAGGCCGTAAGCCGCGGCCTGCCAGTCATCGACGCCACCTGCCCCCTAGTGACCAAGGTTCATAAGGAAGGCGGGCGCTATGCCGTCAAGGGCGCGCATGTGGTGCTGATCGGACATGCCGGCCATCCCGAGGTGGAGGGTACGATGGGCCGCATTCCGGGCGGCGTGCATCTGGTGACCCGGCCCGCCGACGTGGACAAGTTGGAAATCCCCAAAGGGGCCGAAGTGGCCTATATCACGCAGACCACCTTGTCGATCGACGATACCAGGGGCGTCATCGAAGCCTTGAAAAGCCGCTTCCCTTTGATCCAAGGCCCAGATGTGCGCGACATCTGTTACGCCACGCAGAACCGCCAGACGGCGGTGCGCAAGCTGGCGGCGAAAAGCGATCTGATCTTGGTGGTCGGGGCCAAGAATAGTTCGAATTCCAATCGTCTGCGCGAGATCGGGCTTGAGCTGGGCAAGACCAGCCACCTGATCGACGACGCCAACGATCTCGATCCGGCGTGGCTGGAAGGCGTTTCAACCGTGGGCATTACGGCGGGGGCCTCGGCGCCCGACGTGCTGATCGACGAGTTGCTGGCCAAGCTGGAATGTTTGCGTCCCATCGAGTTGAAGGTGCTGGACGGCGTCGAAGAGAATGTCAGCTTCAAGATGCCGGAACATTTTCCCGACGCCCCCCTGCACAAGAAAAAGGCCAGTTCATGA